AGTTGGCTCATCCGGACTACCTGCTCCTGCCGGCAGATGGTGACACGGGTGACATCGCGCGGATGTTCGCTGGCTCGCTAGTCGCCGTCTATCCGGCAACTGCCCGAGTGTCGAGTCTGACCATCATGCGGACGGTCGACCTTGTCCTGGCCGGGCTCGGCGACGTGCCGGATCCGGTGCCGGACGCCATACGCGCCAAACATGGGCTGCTACCGCTTCGCGAAGCTCTGGAGGGGATCCACAAGCCATACACAGACGCCGAAGTCGCCGCCGCCCGGCGCAGGTTGAAGTACGACGAGGCGTTCGTGCTTCAGGCGGTGCTCGCGCAGAGACGGCTTCACACAGAGAGCCTGTCCGCGACGCCGCGTCCGGCGACGGAGGATGGCCTGCTGGCCGCCTTCGACGCTAAGTTGCCGTTCGAGCTGACTGCGGGGCAGCTCGAGGTGGGAGACGTTGTTCGTCGCGGCCTCGCGTGCTTCTACCCGATGCACCGGCTACTCCAAGGCGATGTCGGGTCGGGCAAGACGGTTGTGGCTCTACGGGCGATGCTCCAGGTCGTCGATGACGGCGGCCAGGCAGCGATGTTGGCGCCGACGGAGGTCTTGGCGCAGCAGCACTACCGCTCACTTCTCAACTTCCTCGGGCCACTCGCGGGCGGCGGCATGCTCGGTGGTAGCGACAAGGCGACGTGCGTGGCCTTGCTGACGGGCTCGCTGTCGGCGGCTGCCAGGAAGCAAGCTCTGTTGGACATCGCGTCCGGTGCCGCGGGGATCGCGGTCGGCACTCACGCGTTGCTTCAGGACAAGGTTCAGTTCGCCGACCTCGGACTGATAGTCGTGGACGAGCAGCACAGGTTCGGAGTCGAGCAACGTTCCGCGCTGCTAGACCGAGTCTCGGGGGAACGGCCACACCTCCTTGTCATGACCGCGACTCCGATTCCTCGCACGGTCGCAATGACCGTGTTCGGAGACCTCGAGACGAGCACGCTGCGCGAGCGACCCGCGGGACTTCAGGTCATCGAGACGCACGTCGTTGGCGAGATCGACCAGCCGTCGCACCTTGAGCGTGTTTGGCTAAGGGCGGCCGAGGAAGTCCGGTCCGGTCAGCGTGTATTCGTGGTGTGTCCGCGCATTGATGACACTGGGCAGGCTGAGGATCTCCAGGACGAGGAAGGCGATCCGGATGCGGAACGCCCGTCGCTGAGAACCGTGGTCGAAACCCTGGCGGCGCTGAAGGATGGCCCGCTGTCAGGTTGCCGTATCGCCGCCCTTCACGGCCGCCTGCCCTCCGATGAGAAGGATGCCGTCATGCGTCGCTTTGGGGCTGAGCGCGGTGCGGCGGACGCTCTTGACGTTGTCGTGGCCACGACCGTGATCGAAGTCGGCGTTGACATAGCCCAAGCTTCAACAATGGTGATCATGGACGCGGACCGCTTCGGGGTTTCGCAGTTGCATCAGCTACGCGGACGAGTTGGCAGGCGCGGGCAACCGGGGCTGTGTCTGCTTGTGACGCGGTCCGAGCCGGGGTCTCCCGCGCGCGAGCGCCTGGAGGCCGTAGCTGCGACGAGCGACGGGTTCGAGCTCGCCCGCATCGATCTGCAGCAGAGGCGGGAGGGCGACGTCCTCGGAACAGCCCAGTCGGGTTTGCGTTCCTCACTGCGGTTGCTGTCGGTTCTGCGGGACGAAGACGTGATTCAGGACGCCCGGCGGGACGCGAGCGAAGTGCTACAGAAATCCCCTGACCTGGCGGCCCACCAGGCCCTCCTTGCCGCGATCAGCCGCTTCCAGTCAGAGGATCGAGCAGAGTACCTGGACAAGACGTGACTCGCGTCATCGCCGGATCGGCGAAGGGTCGCAGATTGAAGGTACCGCCCAGCGGGACCAGGCCGACTTCCGATCGCGTCCGCGAGGCGATGCTCAGCGCCGTGGAGAGCCAGATGGGTTCCGTTTCAGGGCGGCGAGTTCTGGACCTGTTCGCCGGCACAGGTGCCCTCGGGATCGAGGCGCTGAGCCGAGGCGCGGCCAGCGCCTTGTTCGTCGAGTCGGACCGCGCGTGCGCCAGGGTGCTTGGCGAGAACCTGAGAAACCTGAGGCTGACCGGTGGAAGTGTCTGTGTGATGCGCGTGGACAAGCTCACAGGCATGGCCGTCGGCGAGCCAGTGGACCTGGTCTTCGCCGATCCGCCGTACGAGACCGATCCAGCCGAACTGTCGGCCCAGATCGGTCGGCTCGCGCTGGGCGGATGGCTGAACACGCCGTGTCTTGTCGTCGTTGAAGGCTCGGCGCGCTGGGCCGACTGGTCGTGGCCATCGTCTGTGCGGCCGCTGCGTGAACGCCGGTACGGGCAGACGCGGGTTTGGTACGGTCTAACGGGAACGCCGCAGGTCCAGGAAGGGGCTGAGCCCACATGGTGACGGCTGTTTGCCCAGGCTCGTTCGATCCGGTGACCAATGGGCACATGGACGTGTTCGCGCGAGCCTCAGCCCTGTTCGAAGAAGTCACAGTCGCCGTCTTGATCAACAAGACGAAGGCCGGACTGTTCACGGTGCAGGAGCGGATCGAGATGCTGACCGACTGTCTTGAGCCGTTCCACAACGTGAAGGTCGACTGCTTTCACGGGCTGTTGGTCGAGTACTGCCTGGAACACGACATCTCGATCATCGTCAAGGGCCTGCGAGCGGTGTCTGACTTCGACTACGAGCTACAGATGGCCCAGATGAACTACAGACTGTCCGGGGTTGAGACCCTGTTCCTGTCGACGAACCCTGTCTACGGGTACCTTTCGTCGAGCCTGGTGAAGGAGGTGGCCAATCATGGTGGTGACGTCAGCGGACTCATCCCCGATTCTGTGCTGCCCCAGCTGCTGGGGAAGCTGCGAGCCGATACGACCTAGGGGTGACAGATGAGCACAGCATCGGACGGTCCCGATTCAACAGCACCGGGCATCCTTGAGCAGATGGACTCTCTAGCCGAGTTCATCAGCTCCGCTCGACCCAGGGCCCTGGGTGGAGGCGTGATCATCGACAGGGCCCGGGCCTCGGAGCTGATTCTGGCCGCACGGGCGGCTATTCCCGATGCGATTCGGGCGGCCAAGGACGTAGTGTCCCGCCGGGACGAGATCATCGCGGCCGCTGCGGATGAAGGCAAGACGATCCTGGCCGCTGCGCGCGACGAGCGCGATCGGCTGCTCGCCGAGCACGAGGTCACGCTTGTCGCCCATCAGAAGGCTGATGAGATCCTCGCCGCGGCGAGCCGCGAATCCGCGAACAAGCGGGCCGAAGTGGACGCCTACGTGGATGGGAAGCTGGCCGCGTTCGAGGCGACCCTGAGCCAGACTCTTGAGGCGATCGCCCATGGGCGCCGTCGGTTGGCCGATCGAGCGGAATCTGGAGAACGCTAGTGGCGGGCCGGACGGTGAGG
This DNA window, taken from Candidatus Nanopelagicales bacterium, encodes the following:
- a CDS encoding ATP-dependent DNA helicase RecG translates to MADINDRLTSVVGGRTAKALSESFGMKTVADLLDHIPRRYVRRGELTDLDSLRVDEHVTVMAQIDGVKLIPFRGSRNRTRIEAVVTDGTAKLNLTFFNQPWRVKDLVPGRRALFTGKVGTFRGKRQLAHPDYLLLPADGDTGDIARMFAGSLVAVYPATARVSSLTIMRTVDLVLAGLGDVPDPVPDAIRAKHGLLPLREALEGIHKPYTDAEVAAARRRLKYDEAFVLQAVLAQRRLHTESLSATPRPATEDGLLAAFDAKLPFELTAGQLEVGDVVRRGLACFYPMHRLLQGDVGSGKTVVALRAMLQVVDDGGQAAMLAPTEVLAQQHYRSLLNFLGPLAGGGMLGGSDKATCVALLTGSLSAAARKQALLDIASGAAGIAVGTHALLQDKVQFADLGLIVVDEQHRFGVEQRSALLDRVSGERPHLLVMTATPIPRTVAMTVFGDLETSTLRERPAGLQVIETHVVGEIDQPSHLERVWLRAAEEVRSGQRVFVVCPRIDDTGQAEDLQDEEGDPDAERPSLRTVVETLAALKDGPLSGCRIAALHGRLPSDEKDAVMRRFGAERGAADALDVVVATTVIEVGVDIAQASTMVIMDADRFGVSQLHQLRGRVGRRGQPGLCLLVTRSEPGSPARERLEAVAATSDGFELARIDLQQRREGDVLGTAQSGLRSSLRLLSVLRDEDVIQDARRDASEVLQKSPDLAAHQALLAAISRFQSEDRAEYLDKT
- the rsmD gene encoding 16S rRNA (guanine(966)-N(2))-methyltransferase RsmD, which encodes MTRVIAGSAKGRRLKVPPSGTRPTSDRVREAMLSAVESQMGSVSGRRVLDLFAGTGALGIEALSRGAASALFVESDRACARVLGENLRNLRLTGGSVCVMRVDKLTGMAVGEPVDLVFADPPYETDPAELSAQIGRLALGGWLNTPCLVVVEGSARWADWSWPSSVRPLRERRYGQTRVWYGLTGTPQVQEGAEPTW
- the coaD gene encoding pantetheine-phosphate adenylyltransferase codes for the protein MVTAVCPGSFDPVTNGHMDVFARASALFEEVTVAVLINKTKAGLFTVQERIEMLTDCLEPFHNVKVDCFHGLLVEYCLEHDISIIVKGLRAVSDFDYELQMAQMNYRLSGVETLFLSTNPVYGYLSSSLVKEVANHGGDVSGLIPDSVLPQLLGKLRADTT